Proteins encoded together in one Impatiens glandulifera chromosome 1, dImpGla2.1, whole genome shotgun sequence window:
- the LOC124919566 gene encoding aminopeptidase P2, whose amino-acid sequence MELSLSRTLLFSTSSIRHSSHQLQSRSYSRLFSLSLPFLTKINVNPSISTRFAVRSSDSITAKPSSELRKNRGGDKSEQDTKLRALRELFLKPNIGIDAYIIPSQDAHQSEFIAECYMRRTYISGFTGSAGTAVVTKDMAALWTDGRYFLQAEKQLTSSWALMRAGNFGVPTTSEWLNDVLAPGGRIGIDPFLFSSDAAEELKEAISKKNHQLVYLYDINLVDEIWKDSRPKPPNNPVRIHDPKYAGVDIATKLSFLRSELQDADSSAIVVTMLDEIAWLLNLRGNDVRHSPVMYAYLIVELDGAKLFVDNSKINSEVMDYLKSAGIQLKAYESIIVEVESLAAKGAQVWLDTSSVNAAIVNTYRTACDRYFERAGSKIKNSTASFAESSSQSMGPFGIYRTSPIPLAKAVKNHGELEGMRHSHLRDAAALAQFWNWLEEEIQKNAVLTEVAVSDKLLDFRSKQDGFIDTSFDTISGSGANGAIIHYKPEPHTCSIVDPAKLFLLDSGAQYIDGTTDVTRTVHFGEPTAREKECFTRVLQGHIALDEAVFPENTPGFVLDAFARSSLWKIGLDYRHGTGHGVGAALNVHEGPQSISFRFGNMTPLQKGMIVSNEPGYYEDHAFGIRIENLLHVKEANTPNHFGGITYLGFEKLTYVPIQTKLINFNLLTNTEINWLNNYHSDVWEKVSPLLDGSARQWLWNNTRPVVKP is encoded by the exons ATGGAACTATCTCTCTCTAGAACACTCTTATTTTCCACCTCTTCAATACGCCACTCTTCTCATCAGCTTCAATCTCGGAGTTACTCTCGTCTCTTTTCTCTTTCCCTCCCTTTTCTCACTAAAATAAATGTCAACCCCTCAATTTCTACACGTTTCGCTGTCCGTAGCTCCGACTCTATCACAGCTAAACCTTCGTCGGAGCTCAGAAAGAACCGTGGCGGCGATAAATCAGAACAGGACACCAAGCTGCGAGCTCTGCGTGAGCTTTTCTTGAAGCCCAATATTGGAATAGACGCTTATATAATTCCTTCTCAAGATGCTCATCAG AGTGAGTTCATTGCCGAATGTTACATGAGAAGGACTTATATATCAGGATTCACTGGTAGTGCTGGTACTGCTGTTGTCACCAAGGATATGGCAGCTCTTTGGACGGATGGGCGCTATTTTCTTCAG GCTGAAAAGCAACTTACTTCAAGTTGGGCACTTATGCGGGCTGGAAATTTTGGTGTGCCTACAACTAGTGAATGGCTGAATGATGTTTTGGCTCCTGGTGGAAGAATTGGTATTGATCCT TTTCTGTTTTCTTCAGATGCTGCTGAGGAATTGAAGGAGGCCATATCTAAGAAAAACCACCAGTTAGTATATTTATATGACATTAATCTTGTTGATGAAATATGGAAAGACTCAAGGCCAAAGCCACCAAATAATCCAGTGAGAATACATGACCCAAAATATGCTGGTGTTGATATCGCAACAAAATTATCTTTCCTGAGATCTGAACTCCAAGATGCCGATTCTTCCGCAATAGTTGTCACAATGCTTGATGAAATAGCATGGCTTCTGAACTTG CGAGGAAATGATGTTCGTCATTCACCTGTTATGTACGCATACTTGATTGTCGAGCTTGATGGAGCAAAACTATTTGTTgacaattctaaaataaattcagaagtaatggattatttgaaaagtgcaGGAATTCAGTTGAAAGCATATGAATCTATTATTGTTGAAGTAGAAAG tttaGCAGCAAAAGGTGCTCAAGTTTGGTTGGATACATCATCAGTCAATGCTGCTATTGTGAACACGTACAGAACTGCCTGTGACAGATATTTTGAGAGAGCTggaagtaaaataaaaaatagtaccGCGTCTTTTGCTGAATCCAGTAGCCAATCCATGGGTCCTTTTGGTATTTATAGGACATCACCCATCCCTTTGGCGAAGGCTGTGAAGAATCATGGCGAGTTAGAAGGAATGCGGCATTCACACCTTAG AGATGCTGCTGCTTTGGCACAATTTTGGAATTGGCTGGAGGAGGAGATTCAGAAGAACGCTGTGCTAACAGAGGTAGCTGTATCAGACAAACTTCTTGACTTTCGGTCAAAGCAAGATGGTTTCATCGATACAAGTTTCGATACCATAAGTG GATCTGGTGCAAATGGTGCTATTATACATTACAAGCCAGAACCACACACTTGTAGCATTGTGGATCCAGCAAAACTCTTCCTGTTAGATAGTGGGGCTCAGTATATTGATGGGACTACTGATGTAACTCGAACGGTGCATTTTGGTGAACCCACTGCACGAGAAAAAGAATGTTTCACTAGAGTCTTGCAG GGTCATATAGCTCTTGATGAGGCAGTATTTCCCGAAAATACCCCTGGCTTTGTCTTAGATGCTTTTGCACGGTCTTCTCTTTGGAAGATCGGACTTGATTATCGCCACG GAACCGGACATGGCGTTGGAGCAGCTTTGAATGTCCATGAAGGCCCTCAAAGTATAAGCTTTCGGTTTGGAAACATGACGCCTTTACAGAAAGGCATGATAGTTAGCAATGAACCTGGCTACTATGAGGACCATGCATTTGGAATTCGTATTGAG AATCTTCTCCATGTGAAAGAGGCTAACACACCAAATCATTTTGGTGGAATTACCTATCTGGGATTTGAAAAGCTGACATATGTTCCTATACAG ACGAAGTTGATCAACTTTAATTTGCTCACGAATACGGAGATTAATTGGCTGAATAACTATCACTCTGACGTTTGGGAGAAG GTCTCACCCTTGCTCGACGGTTCAGCACGTCAGTGGCTTTGGAACAATACGAGGCCAGTTGTAAAACCTTGA